The Cydia amplana chromosome 11, ilCydAmpl1.1, whole genome shotgun sequence genome includes a region encoding these proteins:
- the LOC134651937 gene encoding protein cueball isoform X1: MCNALCFALFALSVNFVKSWDIAVTSGDQLEFYTGSNKTGSESGRLRDLTALAYDAVHNMLLFVDKQNDNASIFSYNLATKKYQPLVRKGPTENIQGLAFDPVQSLLFWTDFQKRSIYWIDLKPGSKNSDYGNLLINLGDQLPRAIAVDSCRGYIYWTNTNVAYGASIERARFDGSERKTIISTNIHLPTSIFVDQQTQRLYWADDKEGIHYSIESSDLDGTPESRRTLHSGTEHQPNALTVSNDSLYWVDWGFRKVWKLPKNARQNAEPEDLIDFKTTPFGIVANYLISDQAAKVPECSNLLRLSQNTSAIDHSFAVPHDAGLFCLHGRKVEGQDACTCSPGYIGDRCETSVCQNFCFQGECTFDANIGEPTCRCPKGFTGARCEVDMCEGFCLNNGLCSVETNSPVCTCIGDHTGHRCEKTVETPHVTVNEPCNCTKDKTTKLSALSEVSDEFVTVPCNEGWDSVRDPILMVLGILCGLLCLVCAVLVTKILHLKKRPRIKKRIIVNKNVTPLTARPDQCEITIENCCNMNICETPCFEPRSTIRPTLLDTKPGKEEKRNLIANMEHPDDF, from the exons ATATCGCTGTCACATCTGGAGACCAGCTCGAGTTCTACACAGGCTCCAACAAAACCGGGTCTGAAAGCGGTCGGCTGCGGGACCTCACCGCCCTGGCCTACGACGCCGTTCACAACATGCTGCTCTTCGTCGACAAACAGAACGATAACGCCTCCATCTTCAGCTACAACCTGGCCACCAAGAAATACCAGCCCCTCGTCCGAAAGGGCCCGACCGAAAACATCCAGGGCCTCGCTTTCGATCCAGTACAGAGCCTTCTTTTCTGGACCGATTTTCAAAAGAGAAGCATTTACTGGATCGATCTGAAACCGGGATCCAAAAATAGCGACTACGGAAACCTCCTAATCAACCTAGGTGATCAACTCCCAAGGGCTATAGCAGTAGACAGTTGTAGAGGCTACATATACTGGACCAACACTAACGTAGCATACGGCGCGTCCATCGAACGAGCTCGTTTTGATGGTTCGGAGAGAAAAACTATTATATCTACGAACATTCATTTGCCAACCAGCATATTTGTGGACCAACAGACGCAGAGACTTTACTGGGCTGATGATAAAGAAGGCATACACTATTCGATCGAGAGTTCCGATTTGGATGGGACGCCGGAAAGCAGACGGACTTTACACAGCGGCACGGAACATCAGCCAAATGCGTTAACCGTCTCTAATGACAGTCTGTATTGGGTAGACTGGGGCTTTAGGAAAGTGTGGAAATTGCCGAAGAATGCTCGGCAGAACGCGGAACCGGAGGACTTGATTGATTTCAAGACCACTCCTTTTGGAATTGTTGCTAATTACTTAATATCGGATCAGGCTGCTAAAGTTCCTGAGTGCAGCAATTTACTTCGTCTGTCGCAGAATACTTCGGCTATCGACCACTCGTTTGCCGTGCCGCATGACGCAGGGTTGTTCTGCTTGCACGGCCGCAAGGTCGAGGGGCAAGATGCGTGTACGTGCTCCCCTGGTTACATCGGTGACCGATGCGAGACCTCTGTTTGTCAGAACTTCTGCTTCCAGGGGGAATGCACATTTGACGCTAATATTGGGGAACCCACTTgcag GTGTCCAAAAGGCTTCACAGGAGCGCGTTGCGAGGTGGACATGTGCGAAGGTTTCTGCCTGAACAACGGCCTCTGTTCTGTGGAGACCAACTCGCCAGTGTGCACGTGTATCGGAGATCACACTGGCCACCGTTGCGAAAAAACCGTTGAGACTCCACATGTTACTGTTAATGAGCCTTGCAA TTGCACCAAAGACAAAACAACAAAGCTGTCCGCGTTGTCAGAAGTCAGCGACGAATTCGTGACCGTCCCCTGCAACGAAGGCTGGGACTCGGTCCGAGACCCCATCCTCATGGTGCTTGGGATCCTATGCGGGCTCCTGTGCCTGGTCTGCGCTGTGCTGGTGACCAAAATCCTGCATTTGAAGAAGCGGCCGAG AATAAAGAAGCGAATCATAGTGAACAAGAACGTGACGCCGCTGACGGCGCGGCCCGACCAGTGCGAGATCACCATTGAAAACTGCTGCAACATGAATATTTGCGAAACT CCGTGTTTCGAGCCCAGAAGCACAATACGGCCAACATTACTCGACACAAAACCCGGCAAAGAGGAGAAGAGGAACCTAATCGCTAATATGGAGCATCCGGACGACTTCTAA
- the LOC134651937 gene encoding protein cueball isoform X2 encodes MCNALCFALFALSVNFVKSWDIAVTSGDQLEFYTGSNKTGSESGRLRDLTALAYDAVHNMLLFVDKQNDNASIFSYNLATKKYQPLVRKGPTENIQGLAFDPVQSLLFWTDFQKRSIYWIDLKPGSKNSDYGNLLINLGDQLPRAIAVDSCRGYIYWTNTNVAYGASIERARFDGSERKTIISTNIHLPTSIFVDQQTQRLYWADDKEGIHYSIESSDLDGTPESRRTLHSGTEHQPNALTVSNDSLYWVDWGFRKVWKLPKNARQNAEPEDLIDFKTTPFGIVANYLISDQAAKVPECSNLLRLSQNTSAIDHSFAVPHDAGLFCLHGRKVEGQDACTCSPGYIGDRCETSVCQNFCFQGECTFDANIGEPTCRCPKGFTGARCEVDMCEGFCLNNGLCSVETNSPVCTCIGDHTGHRCEKTVETPHVTVNEPCNCTKDKTTKLSALSEVSDEFVTVPCNEGWDSVRDPILMVLGILCGLLCLVCAVLVTKILHLKKRPRIKKRIIVNKNVTPLTARPDQCEITIENCCNMNICETVNRIEQALDNE; translated from the exons ATATCGCTGTCACATCTGGAGACCAGCTCGAGTTCTACACAGGCTCCAACAAAACCGGGTCTGAAAGCGGTCGGCTGCGGGACCTCACCGCCCTGGCCTACGACGCCGTTCACAACATGCTGCTCTTCGTCGACAAACAGAACGATAACGCCTCCATCTTCAGCTACAACCTGGCCACCAAGAAATACCAGCCCCTCGTCCGAAAGGGCCCGACCGAAAACATCCAGGGCCTCGCTTTCGATCCAGTACAGAGCCTTCTTTTCTGGACCGATTTTCAAAAGAGAAGCATTTACTGGATCGATCTGAAACCGGGATCCAAAAATAGCGACTACGGAAACCTCCTAATCAACCTAGGTGATCAACTCCCAAGGGCTATAGCAGTAGACAGTTGTAGAGGCTACATATACTGGACCAACACTAACGTAGCATACGGCGCGTCCATCGAACGAGCTCGTTTTGATGGTTCGGAGAGAAAAACTATTATATCTACGAACATTCATTTGCCAACCAGCATATTTGTGGACCAACAGACGCAGAGACTTTACTGGGCTGATGATAAAGAAGGCATACACTATTCGATCGAGAGTTCCGATTTGGATGGGACGCCGGAAAGCAGACGGACTTTACACAGCGGCACGGAACATCAGCCAAATGCGTTAACCGTCTCTAATGACAGTCTGTATTGGGTAGACTGGGGCTTTAGGAAAGTGTGGAAATTGCCGAAGAATGCTCGGCAGAACGCGGAACCGGAGGACTTGATTGATTTCAAGACCACTCCTTTTGGAATTGTTGCTAATTACTTAATATCGGATCAGGCTGCTAAAGTTCCTGAGTGCAGCAATTTACTTCGTCTGTCGCAGAATACTTCGGCTATCGACCACTCGTTTGCCGTGCCGCATGACGCAGGGTTGTTCTGCTTGCACGGCCGCAAGGTCGAGGGGCAAGATGCGTGTACGTGCTCCCCTGGTTACATCGGTGACCGATGCGAGACCTCTGTTTGTCAGAACTTCTGCTTCCAGGGGGAATGCACATTTGACGCTAATATTGGGGAACCCACTTgcag GTGTCCAAAAGGCTTCACAGGAGCGCGTTGCGAGGTGGACATGTGCGAAGGTTTCTGCCTGAACAACGGCCTCTGTTCTGTGGAGACCAACTCGCCAGTGTGCACGTGTATCGGAGATCACACTGGCCACCGTTGCGAAAAAACCGTTGAGACTCCACATGTTACTGTTAATGAGCCTTGCAA TTGCACCAAAGACAAAACAACAAAGCTGTCCGCGTTGTCAGAAGTCAGCGACGAATTCGTGACCGTCCCCTGCAACGAAGGCTGGGACTCGGTCCGAGACCCCATCCTCATGGTGCTTGGGATCCTATGCGGGCTCCTGTGCCTGGTCTGCGCTGTGCTGGTGACCAAAATCCTGCATTTGAAGAAGCGGCCGAG AATAAAGAAGCGAATCATAGTGAACAAGAACGTGACGCCGCTGACGGCGCGGCCCGACCAGTGCGAGATCACCATTGAAAACTGCTGCAACATGAATATTTGCGAAACT GTAAATAGAATCGAGCAAGCACTCGACAACGAATAA